In Camelus dromedarius isolate mCamDro1 chromosome 3, mCamDro1.pat, whole genome shotgun sequence, one DNA window encodes the following:
- the RELL2 gene encoding RELT-like protein 2 isoform X1 translates to MSTGRASGALSLTRTPLEPEPEPEPEPEPEPNHRVLGRAGSAGQAGKGNALGVGEAGPGSWKRACASAVWHPWPGPAPPARTAPWLGFMICHVLKKKGYRCRTSRGSEPDDAQLQPPEDDDMNEDTVERIVRCIIQNEANAEALKEMLGDSEGEGTVQLSSMDATSSLQDGAPSHHHTVHLGSSAPCIHCSRNKRPPLVRQGRSKEGKSRPRPGETTVFSVGRFRVTHIEKRYGLHEHRDGSPTDRSWGSGGGQDPGGGQGFGGGQPRAGIPAVESLPPERPQPPERRQPPERPLPPERPQPPAIASPPVQNGGLRDSSLGPRALEGNPGASAEPMLRAGGRGPSSGPVGQEANGQPSKPDISDHQMSLPQGAGGV, encoded by the exons ATGAGCACCGGGAGGGCGTCCGGGGCTTTGAGCCTGACTAGGACACCCCTGGAACCCGAACCAGAGCcagagccggagccggagccagAACCAAACCACCG TGTCCTTGGGAGGGCCGGAAGCGCAGGACAAGCTGGAAAGGGGAACGCTCTGGGCGTCGGGGAAGCGGGACCAGGGTCGTGGAAGAGGGCTTGCGCATCGGCCGTCTGGCACCCTTGGCCCGGACCAGCACCCCCGGCACGGACAGCTCCTTGGTTGG GCTTCATGATCTGCCACGTGCTCAAGAAGAAGGGCTACCGCTGCCGCACGTCCAGAGGCTCCGAGCCTGACGACGCCCAGCTCCAGCCCC CTGAGGACGATGACATGAATGAGGACACAGTAGAGAGGATTGTTCGCTGCATCATCCAAAATGAAG CCAATGCTGAGGCCTTGAAGGAGATGCTGGGGGACAGTGAAGGAGAAGGGACAGTGCAGCTGTCCAG CATGGATGCCACCTCCAGCCTGCAAGATGGAGCCCCCTCCCATCATCACACAGTGCACCTGGGCTCCTCAGCTCCTTGTATCCACTGCAGCCGCAACAAGAGACCCCCACTTGTCCGTCAGGGACGTTCCAAAGAAGGAAAGAGTCGCCCTCGGCCTGGGGAGACCACCGTGTTCTCTGTGGGCAG gttcCGGGTGACACACATTGAGAAGCGCTATGGGCTGCATGAGCATCGTGATGGCTCCCCCACGGACAGAAGCTGGGGGTCTGGTGGGGGGCAGGACCCAGGGGGTGGTCAggggtttgggggagggcagcccagggcagggaTACCTGCCGTTGAGAGCCTGCCCCCAGAGAGGCCCCAGCCCCCAGAGAGGCGCCAGCCCCCAGAGAGGCCCCTGCCCCCAGAGAGGCCACAGCCCCCGGCCATTGCCAGCCCCCCAGTGCAGAATGGAGGACTCAGGGACAGCAGCCTAGGCCCTCGTGCACTTGAGGGGAACCCTGGAGCCTCTGCAGAGCCGATGTTgcgggctggagggaggggcccaAGCTCAGGGCCAGTCGGTCAAGAGGCAAATGGACAGCCCAGCAAGCCGGACATCTCAGATCACCAG ATGTCTCTACCACAGGGAGCAGGGGGTGTGTGA
- the RELL2 gene encoding RELT-like protein 2 isoform X2, translating to MSQPQPDLEPPQHGLYMLFLLVLVFFLMGLVGFMICHVLKKKGYRCRTSRGSEPDDAQLQPPEDDDMNEDTVERIVRCIIQNEANAEALKEMLGDSEGEGTVQLSSMDATSSLQDGAPSHHHTVHLGSSAPCIHCSRNKRPPLVRQGRSKEGKSRPRPGETTVFSVGRFRVTHIEKRYGLHEHRDGSPTDRSWGSGGGQDPGGGQGFGGGQPRAGIPAVESLPPERPQPPERRQPPERPLPPERPQPPAIASPPVQNGGLRDSSLGPRALEGNPGASAEPMLRAGGRGPSSGPVGQEANGQPSKPDISDHQMSLPQGAGGV from the exons ATGTCGCAACCACAGCCTGACCTGGAGCCGCCCCAACATGGGCTTTACATGCTCTTCCTGCTTGTGCTGGTCTTCTTTCTTATGGGCCTTGTAGGCTTCATGATCTGCCACGTGCTCAAGAAGAAGGGCTACCGCTGCCGCACGTCCAGAGGCTCCGAGCCTGACGACGCCCAGCTCCAGCCCC CTGAGGACGATGACATGAATGAGGACACAGTAGAGAGGATTGTTCGCTGCATCATCCAAAATGAAG CCAATGCTGAGGCCTTGAAGGAGATGCTGGGGGACAGTGAAGGAGAAGGGACAGTGCAGCTGTCCAG CATGGATGCCACCTCCAGCCTGCAAGATGGAGCCCCCTCCCATCATCACACAGTGCACCTGGGCTCCTCAGCTCCTTGTATCCACTGCAGCCGCAACAAGAGACCCCCACTTGTCCGTCAGGGACGTTCCAAAGAAGGAAAGAGTCGCCCTCGGCCTGGGGAGACCACCGTGTTCTCTGTGGGCAG gttcCGGGTGACACACATTGAGAAGCGCTATGGGCTGCATGAGCATCGTGATGGCTCCCCCACGGACAGAAGCTGGGGGTCTGGTGGGGGGCAGGACCCAGGGGGTGGTCAggggtttgggggagggcagcccagggcagggaTACCTGCCGTTGAGAGCCTGCCCCCAGAGAGGCCCCAGCCCCCAGAGAGGCGCCAGCCCCCAGAGAGGCCCCTGCCCCCAGAGAGGCCACAGCCCCCGGCCATTGCCAGCCCCCCAGTGCAGAATGGAGGACTCAGGGACAGCAGCCTAGGCCCTCGTGCACTTGAGGGGAACCCTGGAGCCTCTGCAGAGCCGATGTTgcgggctggagggaggggcccaAGCTCAGGGCCAGTCGGTCAAGAGGCAAATGGACAGCCCAGCAAGCCGGACATCTCAGATCACCAG ATGTCTCTACCACAGGGAGCAGGGGGTGTGTGA
- the HDAC3 gene encoding histone deacetylase 3, with translation MAKTVAYFYDPDVGNFHYGAGHPMKPHRLALTHSLVLHYGLYKKMIVFKPYQASQHDMCRFHSEDYIDFLQRVSPTNMQGFTKSLNAFNVGDDCPVFPGLFEFCSRYTGASLQGATQLNNKICDIAINWAGGLHHAKKFEASGFCYVNDIVIGILELLKYHPRVLYIDIDIHHGDGVQEAFYLTDRVMTVSFHKYGNYFFPGTGDMYEVGAESGRYYCLNVPLRDGIDDQSYKHLFQPVINQVVDFYQPTCIVLQCGADSLGCDRLGCFNLSIRGHGECVEYVKSFNIPLLVLGGGGYTVRNVARCWTYETSLLVEEAISEELPYSEYFEYFAPDFTLHPDVSTRIENQNSRQYLDQIRQTIFENLKMLNHAPSVQIHDVPADLLTYDRTDEADAEERGPEENYSRPEAPNEFYDGDHDNDKESDVEI, from the exons ATGGCCAAGACTGTGGCCTATTTTTACGACCCCGACGTGGGCAACTTCCACTATG ggGCTGGGCACCCTATGAAGCCCCATCGCTTGGCATTGACCCATAGTCTGGTCCTGCACTACGGTCTCTATAAGAAGATGATC GTCTTCAAGCCATACCAGGCCTCCCAGCATGACATGTGCCGCTTCCACTCTGAGGACTACATCGACTTCCTGCAGAGAGTCAGCCCCACCAATATGCAAGGCTTCACCAAGAGCCTCAATGCCTTCAACGTGGGCGATGACTG CCCAGTGTTTCCCGGGCTCTTTGAGTTCTGCTCCCGTTACACAGGCGCGTCTCTGCAAGGAGCAACCCAGCTGAACAACAAG ATCTGTGATATTGCCATCAATTGGGCTGGTGGTCTGCACCATGCCAAGAAGTTTGAG GCTTCTGGCTTCTGCTACGTCAATGACATTGTGATTGGCATCCTGGAGCTGCTCAA GTACCACCCTCGGGTGCTCTACATTGATATCGACATCCACCACGGTGACGGGGTTCAGGAAGCCTTCTACCTCACTGACCGGGTCATGACGGTGTCCTTCCACAAATACGGAAACTACTTCTTCCCTGGCACAG GTGACATGTATGAAGTTGGAGCAGAGAGTGGCCGCTACTACTGCCTCAATGTGCCCCTGCGGGACGGCATTGATGACCAGA GTTACAAGCACCTTTTTCAGCCGGTTATCAACCAGGTGGTGGACTTCTACCAACCCACGTGCATCGTGCTCCAG TGTGGCGCTGACTCTCTGGGCTGTGATCGATTGGGCTGCTTCAACCTCAGCATTCGAGGACATGG GGAATGTGTCGAGTATGTCAAGAGCTTCAATATCCCTCTACTGGTGCTAGGTGGTGGTGGCTACACTGTCCGAAACGTTGCCCGCTGCTG GACCTATGAGACATCACTGCTGGTAGAAGAGGCCATTAGTGAGGAGCTTCCCTATAGTG AATACTTCGAGTACTTTGCCCCAGACTTCACGCTCCATCCAGACGTCAGCACCCGCATTGAGAATCAGAACTCACGCCAG TATCTAGACCAGATCCGCCAGACAATCTTCGAAAACCTGAAGATGCTAAACCATGCACCCAGCGTCCAGATTCACGATGTAcctgctgacctcctgacctATGACAGGACGGATGAGGCCGACGCAGAGGAGAGGGGTCCTGAGGAGAACTACAGCAG GCCAGAGGCACCCAATGAGTTTTATGATGGAGACCATGACAATGACAAGGAAAGCGACGTGGAGATTTAA